A single genomic interval of Arthrobacter globiformis harbors:
- the gabT gene encoding 4-aminobutyrate--2-oxoglutarate transaminase codes for MTATASEITYRLEQKRRVQADFPGPKSVALTERRKAVVAAGVASSVPVYVADADGGIIHDVDGNSFIDLGSGIAVTSVGASDPAVVGAVKEAVEHFTHTCFMVTPYEGYVAVAEQLNKLTPGSHEKRTVLFNSGAEAVENAIKVARLATGRDAVVAFDHAYHGRTNLTMALTAKAMPYKTNFGPFAPEVYRMPMSYPFREENPEITGAEAAKRAITAIEKQIGGDQVAAIIIEPIQGEGGFIVPAEGFLPALSAWAKEKGIVFIADEVQSGFCRTGEWFAVDHEGIVPDIITMAKGIAGGMPLSAITGRADLLDAVHPGGLGGTYGGNPVACAAALASIGSMQEYDLNARAKHIEELSLGKLRELATQVSVIGDIRGRGAMLAIELVQAGSKEPNPELTKAVAAACLKEGVIILTCGTYGNVIRLLPPLVISDELLLDGLEVLAAAIKANA; via the coding sequence ATGACCGCTACAGCATCAGAAATCACCTACCGCCTCGAGCAGAAGCGCCGCGTCCAGGCCGACTTCCCGGGCCCCAAGTCCGTGGCCCTGACCGAACGCCGCAAGGCAGTGGTCGCCGCCGGCGTCGCCTCAAGCGTCCCCGTTTACGTCGCAGACGCCGACGGCGGCATCATCCATGACGTCGACGGCAACTCGTTCATCGACCTCGGCTCGGGCATCGCGGTGACGAGCGTCGGCGCGTCCGATCCCGCCGTCGTCGGTGCCGTCAAGGAGGCCGTGGAGCACTTCACCCACACCTGCTTCATGGTCACCCCCTACGAGGGCTACGTCGCGGTCGCCGAGCAGCTGAACAAGCTCACCCCGGGCAGCCACGAGAAGCGCACGGTCCTCTTCAACTCCGGCGCGGAAGCCGTGGAAAACGCCATCAAGGTGGCCCGCCTGGCCACCGGCCGGGACGCCGTCGTCGCCTTTGATCACGCCTACCACGGCCGCACCAACCTGACCATGGCGCTGACCGCCAAGGCCATGCCGTACAAGACCAACTTCGGCCCGTTCGCGCCCGAGGTCTACCGCATGCCCATGAGCTACCCTTTCCGTGAAGAAAACCCGGAAATTACCGGTGCCGAGGCCGCAAAGCGCGCCATCACCGCGATCGAAAAGCAGATCGGCGGGGACCAGGTGGCCGCCATCATCATCGAGCCGATCCAGGGCGAGGGCGGCTTCATCGTCCCGGCCGAGGGCTTCCTGCCGGCGCTGTCCGCCTGGGCCAAGGAAAAGGGCATCGTCTTCATCGCCGATGAGGTCCAGTCCGGCTTCTGCCGCACCGGCGAATGGTTCGCCGTGGACCACGAGGGCATCGTTCCGGACATCATCACCATGGCCAAGGGCATCGCCGGTGGCATGCCACTGTCCGCCATCACCGGCCGCGCGGACCTGCTCGACGCCGTCCACCCGGGCGGCCTCGGCGGCACCTACGGCGGCAACCCGGTGGCCTGCGCCGCCGCGCTTGCCTCCATCGGCTCCATGCAGGAGTACGACCTCAACGCCCGCGCCAAGCACATCGAGGAACTGTCCCTCGGCAAGCTGCGCGAACTCGCAACCCAGGTTTCGGTGATCGGCGATATCCGTGGCCGCGGTGCGATGCTCGCGATCGAGCTGGTCCAGGCCGGCTCGAAGGAACCCAACCCGGAGCTCACCAAGGCCGTTGCAGCCGCCTGCCTCAAGGAAGGCGTCATCATCCTGACCTGCGGAACCTACGGCAACGTCATCCGCCTGCTGCCGCCGCTGGTGATCAGCGACGAGCTGCTGCTGGACGGCCTCGAGGTGCTCGCCGCGGCCATCAAAGCCAACGCCTAA
- a CDS encoding aminobutyraldehyde dehydrogenase, with translation MVQTLQNFINGEFVTPAGTGLLDIVNPVTGDVVAKSPVSVEADVDAAMTAAKDAFKTWKHVTPGQRQLMLLKLADAIEANRDELVDAQHRNTGQVRSLIASEEVAAGADQLRFFAGAARILEGKSAGEYFEGHTSFVRREPIGVVAQVAPWNYPFLMAIWKIGPALAAGNTVVLKPSDTTPESTLVLARLAGDILPAGVLNVILGTGETGALMVEHKVPGLVSITGSVRAGIAVAAGAAKGLKRAHLELGGKAPAIVFKDADIKKSAAAIAEFAFFNAGQDCTAITRVLVEDSVHDDVVAAMVEHTKTLHTGSQNDEDNYFGPLNNVNHFKAVSSVVDSLPVHCRIETGGHRVGEKGFFFEPTIITGAKQTDDIVQKETFGPVITVQKFSTEQEAVDLANDVEFALASSVWTSDHGTAMRVSRDLDFGAVWINTHILLTAEMPHGGFKQSGYGKDLSMYGVEDYTRIKHVMSALDA, from the coding sequence GTGGTTCAAACCTTGCAGAACTTCATCAACGGCGAGTTTGTCACGCCTGCCGGCACTGGCCTGCTGGACATCGTGAACCCCGTGACCGGTGACGTCGTGGCCAAGTCGCCCGTATCCGTGGAGGCTGACGTCGACGCCGCCATGACCGCCGCCAAAGACGCCTTCAAGACCTGGAAGCACGTGACCCCCGGGCAGCGGCAGCTCATGCTGCTCAAGCTCGCCGACGCCATCGAGGCCAACCGCGACGAACTCGTCGATGCCCAGCACCGCAACACCGGGCAGGTCCGTTCCCTGATCGCGTCCGAGGAAGTGGCGGCCGGCGCCGACCAGTTGCGCTTCTTCGCCGGTGCCGCCCGCATCCTCGAAGGCAAGTCCGCCGGCGAATACTTTGAGGGCCACACCTCCTTCGTCCGCCGCGAGCCGATCGGTGTCGTGGCCCAGGTGGCGCCTTGGAACTACCCGTTCCTGATGGCCATCTGGAAGATCGGACCCGCGCTCGCAGCGGGCAACACCGTGGTCCTGAAGCCCTCCGACACGACGCCAGAATCCACCCTGGTGCTGGCGCGACTGGCCGGGGACATCCTGCCGGCCGGTGTTCTGAACGTGATCCTCGGCACCGGCGAGACCGGCGCGCTGATGGTGGAGCACAAGGTCCCTGGCCTGGTGTCCATCACCGGGTCCGTCCGCGCGGGCATCGCCGTCGCCGCGGGTGCCGCGAAGGGCCTCAAGCGCGCCCACCTGGAACTCGGCGGCAAGGCCCCGGCCATCGTCTTCAAGGACGCCGACATCAAGAAGAGCGCGGCCGCCATCGCCGAGTTCGCCTTCTTCAACGCCGGCCAGGACTGCACGGCGATCACCCGTGTGCTGGTGGAGGACTCCGTGCACGACGACGTCGTGGCCGCCATGGTGGAACACACCAAGACCCTCCACACTGGCTCCCAGAACGACGAGGACAACTACTTCGGTCCGCTGAACAACGTCAACCACTTCAAGGCGGTCAGTTCTGTGGTGGACTCGCTGCCGGTGCACTGCCGGATCGAAACCGGCGGCCACCGCGTTGGCGAGAAGGGGTTCTTCTTCGAGCCCACCATCATTACCGGTGCCAAGCAGACGGACGACATCGTGCAGAAGGAAACGTTCGGCCCGGTCATCACCGTGCAGAAGTTCAGCACGGAACAGGAAGCCGTGGACCTGGCCAACGACGTCGAGTTTGCCCTGGCCTCCAGCGTCTGGACCAGCGACCACGGCACGGCCATGCGGGTCAGCCGCGATCTTGACTTCGGTGCGGTCTGGATCAACACGCACATTCTCCTCACCGCCGAAATGCCCCACGGCGGCTTCAAACAGTCCGGCTACGGCAAGGACCTCTCCATGTACGGCGTCGAGGACTACACGCGCATCAAGCACGTCATGTCCGCCCTTGATGCCTGA
- a CDS encoding PucR family transcriptional regulator: MAISLAALLAVQSLGLKKSSLAETTSHQDIRWVAVTELEDPQRFLNGGELVLTTGLRMKSAPEQRRFVRQVQRAGAVGIGFGVGLSHDAVPPALVAEANRWGLPVVEVPYGTPFIAISKLVADAQSADHYSKLERLIAGHQILARALLTGGGLAELLRHLGGMLRTEIALTQFTAQLYNSGSEPPSADSWTTYPIPTGRRDACTLWVKQPFEDSGIIGYAQNLISVELNNMVKQRQAERALCGQVLEDVIHGTLDPSEAQRRLAGTGINSTRKNVVILAGSEAHHKQLVSSSLPQALENAVTAVVGKDLVTVVPDDGRGATVMARSLSDHLAEAGIHATIGIGGAYTKPNGLRWSYFEARDAASHGLPVNEPERLSLTSLLLASEDVPLADMANESLDPLRSFDAAHGAELMATLESYLNSNGSVAAVAEALTLHRNTVRYRLAQITELTGYDPSVTADRVQLWLALAVARLGARHSG, from the coding sequence ATGGCAATTTCCCTCGCGGCGCTGCTGGCCGTGCAGTCTCTAGGGCTCAAGAAATCCAGCCTCGCGGAGACCACTTCGCACCAGGACATCCGCTGGGTGGCGGTCACCGAACTGGAGGACCCGCAGCGCTTCCTCAACGGCGGCGAACTGGTGCTGACCACCGGACTGCGGATGAAAAGTGCGCCCGAACAGCGCCGCTTTGTCCGCCAGGTCCAGCGCGCCGGCGCCGTGGGGATCGGGTTCGGCGTGGGACTCTCGCACGACGCCGTTCCCCCGGCTTTGGTCGCGGAAGCCAACCGCTGGGGGCTACCGGTGGTCGAGGTGCCATACGGCACTCCGTTCATTGCGATCAGCAAGCTCGTGGCCGACGCACAGTCCGCGGACCACTACTCGAAGCTTGAGCGTCTCATTGCCGGGCACCAGATCTTGGCCCGCGCACTGCTGACGGGTGGCGGACTGGCTGAGCTCCTGCGGCACCTGGGCGGCATGCTCCGCACCGAGATCGCGCTCACACAGTTCACCGCCCAGCTGTACAACAGCGGCAGCGAGCCGCCATCCGCGGACTCCTGGACCACGTACCCCATCCCCACCGGGCGCCGCGATGCCTGCACGCTCTGGGTGAAGCAGCCGTTCGAGGATTCCGGCATCATCGGCTACGCGCAGAACCTCATCAGCGTGGAGCTCAACAACATGGTTAAGCAGCGCCAGGCCGAGAGGGCTCTGTGCGGGCAGGTGCTCGAGGACGTGATCCACGGGACCCTGGATCCCAGCGAGGCACAGCGCCGTCTCGCCGGGACGGGCATCAACAGCACGCGCAAGAATGTGGTGATTCTGGCCGGCTCCGAGGCGCACCACAAGCAGCTGGTCAGTTCCTCACTGCCGCAGGCGTTGGAGAACGCGGTGACCGCCGTCGTCGGAAAAGATCTGGTCACCGTGGTGCCCGACGACGGACGCGGCGCCACAGTCATGGCCAGGAGCCTCAGCGACCACCTCGCCGAGGCCGGGATCCACGCCACCATCGGGATCGGCGGTGCGTACACCAAGCCGAACGGCCTGCGCTGGAGCTACTTCGAGGCGCGCGATGCAGCCAGCCACGGGTTGCCGGTGAATGAACCCGAGCGGCTCAGCCTGACCTCCCTGCTCCTGGCGAGCGAGGACGTGCCGCTGGCGGACATGGCCAACGAGTCACTGGACCCGCTCCGTAGCTTCGATGCCGCCCATGGGGCCGAGCTGATGGCCACGCTGGAGAGCTACCTGAACAGCAATGGCTCGGTTGCCGCCGTCGCCGAGGCCCTCACCCTTCACCGCAACACGGTCCGCTACCGGCTGGCGCAGATCACCGAACTCACCGGGTACGACCCCTCCGTCACCGCGGACCGGGTGCAGCTGTGGCTGGCCCTGGCGGTCGCCCGGCTCGGGGCGCGGCACTCCGGCTGA
- a CDS encoding alpha/beta fold hydrolase, with the protein MSTFVLVPGAGGVGWYWHRLVPELERLGHRAIAVDIREDDPRLGLRDYADTVVANIDDQRDVVLVGQSMGAFTAPVVAGRVPVELIVLLNPMVPLPGETPGEWWEATGQPQARELNDRLNGRSGDFDERVHFLHDVPAEVIAAGAGEQRGPSDTPFGQPCEIDRWPDVPTRVLIGHDDRFFPVDFQRRVVRTRLGLGIDEIPGGHLVALSNPAGLATRLDAFARESA; encoded by the coding sequence GTGAGCACTTTCGTTCTTGTCCCGGGCGCCGGGGGAGTGGGTTGGTATTGGCACCGGCTGGTTCCGGAGCTGGAACGGCTGGGGCACCGGGCCATTGCGGTCGACATCCGCGAGGACGACCCCCGCCTGGGCCTGCGCGACTACGCCGACACCGTCGTCGCGAATATTGATGATCAGCGCGATGTGGTTCTCGTGGGCCAGTCGATGGGCGCCTTCACGGCACCGGTTGTTGCAGGGCGCGTGCCCGTGGAGCTGATCGTCCTGCTTAATCCGATGGTGCCGCTCCCGGGCGAGACACCCGGTGAGTGGTGGGAGGCCACCGGCCAGCCACAGGCACGCGAGCTCAATGACAGGCTGAACGGACGCAGCGGCGATTTCGATGAACGCGTGCACTTCCTGCACGACGTTCCCGCCGAAGTAATCGCTGCAGGCGCCGGCGAGCAACGTGGGCCATCCGACACGCCCTTCGGGCAGCCCTGCGAGATCGACCGCTGGCCCGACGTGCCCACGAGGGTCCTGATCGGCCACGATGACCGCTTTTTCCCCGTGGACTTTCAGCGCCGCGTGGTCCGGACCCGGCTTGGCCTGGGGATTGACGAAATCCCGGGCGGGCACCTGGTCGCCCTGAGCAACCCGGCTGGACTTGCAACCCGGCTGGATGCCTTTGCCCGCGAATCCGCTTGA
- a CDS encoding CYTH and CHAD domain-containing protein yields MTAEGLETEKKYDVGADAALPDLAAIPGVGRVGEPQDAELEAVYFDTEDLVLASRRITLRRRSGGADAGWHVKLAPEPAAGAGRASEEAPGARREIHAPLGQADVVPGKLLAHLHAYLRGSDPVPVARLNTRRTTHALYGDDGVHLADFADDTVDAELLQGAGQKPAAESAGREQQWREWELELVHGQPEVFAAAAEVLSAAGARPSAHESKLRRALGEAAPKAPGPAEPDGTAATEGGVKQPGGRKPGKKWPASAVVSAYLDGQISEILANDARVRLEEPDAVHAMRSATRRVRSVLAVYRKLYGRGAVGRLRDELKWLGRILGTPRDAEVMLERLRTHTGKLPPGEPADDVKRRIERELGTRLDAGYRKTQEVLLTDRYFRLLDDLEDFRDHPPVRPAASAPARKAARKLVGKPVKRLRRAHKAAALRAKDGAGERPGMELKDATAHETALHQVRKDAKRLRHAAETVDPVFGKRATRLAKAAHKQQKILGDHHDSVMARIFLGKLAGGPDLPEPVAAAYGSLLKREQKNAAKAQTKYRKAHRKSRKLVRRGVG; encoded by the coding sequence ATGACTGCCGAAGGCCTTGAAACAGAGAAGAAGTACGACGTCGGCGCCGATGCGGCGCTGCCCGACCTCGCCGCCATCCCAGGCGTGGGCCGCGTGGGCGAGCCGCAGGATGCTGAACTGGAAGCCGTCTACTTCGACACGGAGGATCTGGTTCTCGCCTCCCGCCGCATCACGCTGCGGCGCAGGAGCGGCGGTGCTGACGCCGGCTGGCATGTAAAGCTGGCACCGGAGCCCGCGGCGGGCGCCGGACGCGCATCGGAAGAGGCGCCGGGAGCCCGCCGGGAGATCCACGCCCCGCTGGGCCAGGCCGACGTCGTTCCCGGGAAACTGCTGGCCCACCTGCACGCCTACCTCCGCGGATCGGATCCCGTGCCCGTGGCCCGCCTGAACACGCGGCGCACCACCCATGCCCTGTACGGGGATGATGGCGTGCACCTCGCCGACTTTGCCGATGACACCGTGGACGCCGAACTTCTTCAGGGCGCGGGCCAGAAACCGGCAGCTGAGTCCGCCGGCCGGGAGCAGCAGTGGCGCGAATGGGAACTCGAGCTGGTTCACGGCCAGCCGGAGGTGTTCGCAGCGGCCGCGGAAGTCTTGTCCGCCGCAGGTGCCCGGCCGTCGGCGCACGAGTCCAAGCTGCGCCGCGCACTGGGCGAGGCCGCGCCGAAAGCTCCCGGCCCGGCCGAACCTGATGGCACGGCAGCAACTGAAGGCGGCGTAAAGCAGCCCGGCGGTAGGAAACCGGGCAAGAAGTGGCCGGCGTCCGCCGTCGTCAGCGCGTACCTGGACGGGCAGATCAGCGAAATCCTGGCCAATGACGCGCGGGTGCGGCTGGAGGAGCCGGATGCGGTCCATGCGATGCGTTCGGCCACGCGTCGCGTGAGGTCGGTCCTGGCGGTTTACCGGAAGCTCTACGGCCGGGGCGCCGTGGGCAGGCTACGCGACGAACTCAAGTGGCTGGGCCGGATCCTTGGTACGCCCCGCGACGCCGAAGTCATGCTGGAGCGGCTGCGGACGCATACCGGCAAGCTTCCGCCGGGGGAGCCGGCCGACGACGTGAAGCGGCGGATCGAGCGGGAGCTGGGCACCAGGCTGGACGCCGGTTACCGCAAGACGCAGGAGGTGCTCCTGACTGACCGCTACTTCCGCCTCCTCGACGACCTCGAAGACTTCCGTGATCACCCACCGGTCCGGCCGGCAGCTTCGGCGCCCGCACGCAAGGCCGCCCGCAAGCTGGTGGGCAAGCCGGTCAAACGGCTGCGCCGTGCCCACAAGGCGGCGGCTCTGCGGGCCAAGGACGGCGCCGGCGAAAGGCCCGGCATGGAGCTGAAAGACGCTACGGCGCACGAAACCGCGCTGCACCAGGTGCGGAAGGACGCCAAACGGCTGCGCCACGCCGCCGAGACCGTCGATCCCGTTTTCGGAAAGCGTGCCACGAGGCTCGCCAAGGCCGCGCACAAGCAGCAGAAGATCCTCGGCGACCACCACGACAGTGTGATGGCGCGGATCTTCCTGGGTAAGCTGGCCGGCGGCCCGGACCTGCCGGAACCGGTAGCTGCCGCCTACGGCTCGCTGCTGAAGCGGGAGCAGAAGAACGCCGCCAAAGCCCAAACCAAGTACCGCAAGGCGCACCGGAAGTCCCGGAAGCTGGTCCGGCGCGGAGTGGGATAG
- a CDS encoding MFS transporter, protein MATTSSAPPTTATYPAKPRTAVVAAVIALVLIGLNLRAGITGASALLHDLQQVLGYGPLVASLIPSIPTLCFALAGAATSWLTGKLGAEKAILLSLGMLAGGLLLRGIPTTGMLVVGTVVGMSGLAVCNVSMPSFIREHFAARTSLMTAVYTVTMTSGATVMAVVVVPLSQLLGSPSAGLGTIGILALSAFLGFLPVTLHAHRNTARKTAGHISPWPLLRTKTGRLLTGIFTLQALLAYALLSWFPYMLTTMGLSAADSALMFGVMQLVSVPAGMVLIAIGSRPRMLRPAVYLATLTMTAGIAALLFLPVSLAILPAVLLGFGLGIFPLVMVMISRSGRSTAETTALSTLAQSTGYLLATVGPFGMGLLHSATGSWTLPLALLLVIAVVQIVVAHLLSSRRASGVSATGTGAAGANAAGMKE, encoded by the coding sequence ATGGCGACCACTTCCTCAGCACCTCCCACCACGGCCACGTACCCCGCCAAGCCGCGCACCGCCGTCGTGGCCGCCGTTATTGCCCTGGTCCTCATCGGCCTGAACCTGAGGGCCGGTATCACCGGCGCCTCAGCGCTGCTGCACGACTTGCAGCAGGTGCTGGGCTACGGGCCGCTGGTCGCCTCGCTGATTCCCTCTATTCCCACGCTGTGCTTCGCCCTGGCCGGTGCCGCGACATCATGGCTGACCGGGAAGCTCGGCGCCGAGAAGGCCATTCTGCTTTCTCTCGGCATGCTGGCAGGCGGGCTGCTGCTCCGGGGCATTCCCACCACCGGAATGCTGGTGGTGGGCACGGTGGTTGGGATGTCCGGCCTTGCTGTCTGCAACGTGTCCATGCCGTCCTTCATCCGGGAGCACTTTGCCGCGCGCACTTCGCTTATGACTGCCGTCTACACGGTAACCATGACCAGCGGCGCCACCGTCATGGCTGTAGTCGTGGTTCCGCTGTCGCAGTTGCTCGGGTCGCCGTCGGCTGGACTGGGCACCATCGGGATCCTCGCCCTGTCCGCGTTTCTGGGTTTCCTGCCCGTGACGCTGCACGCCCACCGCAACACTGCCCGGAAAACAGCCGGACACATCTCCCCGTGGCCGCTGCTGCGCACCAAGACCGGGCGGCTGCTCACCGGCATCTTCACCCTGCAGGCGCTGCTGGCCTACGCGCTGCTCAGCTGGTTCCCGTACATGCTCACCACCATGGGCCTCAGCGCGGCGGACAGCGCCCTCATGTTCGGCGTCATGCAGCTGGTCTCGGTACCTGCCGGAATGGTGCTGATCGCCATCGGGTCCCGGCCGCGAATGCTGCGCCCCGCCGTCTACCTGGCTACCCTCACAATGACGGCCGGTATCGCCGCGCTCCTCTTCCTTCCCGTGTCGCTGGCCATCCTCCCGGCGGTGCTGCTGGGCTTCGGGCTGGGCATCTTCCCCCTGGTGATGGTGATGATCAGCCGCAGCGGCCGGAGCACAGCCGAGACCACCGCGCTGTCCACGCTGGCCCAGTCCACCGGCTATCTCCTGGCCACCGTCGGGCCGTTCGGCATGGGCCTGCTGCACAGCGCGACGGGGAGCTGGACACTGCCGCTGGCGTTGCTCCTGGTCATCGCCGTGGTGCAGATCGTCGTGGCACACCTGCTCAGCAGCCGCCGGGCTTCCGGAGTCAGCGCCACTGGCACCGGCGCTGCCGGAGCCAACGCTGCCGGAATGAAAGAATAG
- a CDS encoding FadR/GntR family transcriptional regulator → MTLSTSHRPPLAEEVTAKLREMIQTGEWPLQQRIPSETELMTGLGVSRGTLREAVKALAHSGMLEVRRGDGTYVRATSEISGAARRLYREHTDEHVLEVRVGLDTQAARLAARHATADDVAAMRVLLAEGEDAWRAEDFARWARADWGFHERVAQASGNPLLHELYVSFGDVFHADLLKQHRRPGFNGLPQAGHGELVDAIEAHDGEAAVASVHRNLNSCAEWLRE, encoded by the coding sequence ATGACCCTGAGCACGTCGCACCGCCCGCCGCTGGCGGAGGAAGTCACCGCCAAACTCCGCGAAATGATCCAGACGGGCGAGTGGCCGCTGCAGCAGCGCATCCCGTCCGAAACGGAGCTCATGACCGGACTGGGCGTGTCCCGCGGGACGCTCCGGGAGGCGGTCAAGGCGCTGGCCCACAGCGGGATGCTCGAGGTCCGCCGCGGCGACGGAACCTACGTCCGTGCCACCAGCGAAATCTCGGGGGCCGCGCGCCGGCTGTACAGGGAGCACACGGACGAACACGTCCTGGAAGTCCGCGTGGGGCTCGACACGCAGGCGGCCCGCCTTGCCGCCCGGCATGCAACGGCCGACGACGTCGCCGCCATGCGCGTGCTGCTCGCGGAGGGTGAGGATGCCTGGCGGGCCGAGGACTTCGCGCGCTGGGCCCGCGCGGACTGGGGCTTCCACGAGCGGGTGGCACAGGCCTCCGGCAATCCGCTCCTGCACGAGCTTTATGTCAGCTTCGGCGACGTGTTTCATGCCGACCTGCTGAAGCAGCACCGGCGCCCCGGCTTCAACGGACTGCCGCAGGCGGGCCACGGAGAGCTCGTGGATGCCATCGAAGCACACGACGGCGAGGCGGCCGTGGCCAGCGTGCACCGGAACCTCAACTCCTGCGCGGAGTGGCTGCGGGAGTAA
- a CDS encoding AI-2E family transporter: MARTARLSEQDPPQELASGPLLRRKAPGQPDHKPPRELWSDNLGRVGIRCAQVLLVLAVAAVSVYGLLQVRLLVIPVLIALILAAAIGPFVNLLRRRGLPGGAATAVAFAALLLLLAGVGTVIYFSVRSQWGELVQQASEGLDELESFLLSGPVPIDREQLNQAREGAVQFATSSQVRSGAITGLSVVTEFLAGASLMVVILFFFLKDGSKIWNFLLRPFSGEREARMRRVGKRTLEVLGGYVRGTAIVALVDTVAIGAALLIMQVPLAIPLAIIVFIGAFVPLVGATVAGILAALVALVANGPVVALIVLAVVIAVNQLEGDLLQPIVMGKSLQLHALVILMALTAGTILAGIIGAVLSVPLAAVTWAIIQVWTAEDPHLQDMNPDLPPADSQPT, encoded by the coding sequence ATGGCCCGAACAGCCCGACTGTCCGAGCAAGATCCACCCCAAGAGCTCGCGTCCGGTCCGCTCCTGCGCCGCAAGGCACCCGGGCAGCCGGACCACAAACCGCCCCGGGAGCTGTGGTCCGACAACCTGGGCAGGGTGGGGATCCGGTGCGCCCAGGTCCTGCTGGTCCTTGCCGTGGCAGCCGTGTCCGTGTACGGACTCCTGCAGGTCCGGCTGCTGGTCATTCCCGTGCTGATCGCACTGATCCTTGCCGCCGCCATCGGGCCGTTCGTCAACCTGCTGCGGCGCCGGGGACTGCCCGGCGGGGCCGCCACGGCCGTGGCATTCGCGGCCCTGCTGCTCCTGCTGGCCGGCGTCGGCACCGTAATCTACTTTTCTGTCCGCAGCCAGTGGGGCGAGCTGGTCCAGCAGGCCTCCGAGGGGCTCGACGAACTTGAAAGCTTCCTCCTCTCCGGCCCGGTCCCCATTGACCGCGAGCAGCTGAACCAGGCCCGGGAAGGCGCCGTCCAGTTCGCCACGAGCAGCCAGGTCCGGTCCGGCGCCATCACCGGCCTGTCGGTGGTGACGGAGTTCCTGGCCGGCGCGAGCCTCATGGTGGTGATCCTCTTCTTCTTCCTCAAGGACGGCTCGAAGATCTGGAACTTTCTCCTGCGGCCCTTCTCCGGGGAACGGGAAGCCAGGATGCGGCGTGTGGGCAAGCGGACCCTCGAGGTGCTGGGCGGCTACGTCCGAGGCACAGCCATTGTGGCACTGGTGGATACCGTGGCCATTGGCGCAGCGCTGCTCATCATGCAGGTGCCGCTAGCCATTCCCCTGGCCATCATCGTCTTCATCGGCGCCTTTGTTCCGCTCGTGGGAGCCACCGTGGCCGGAATCCTGGCAGCCTTGGTGGCCCTCGTCGCCAACGGTCCGGTGGTGGCGCTGATCGTGCTGGCAGTGGTCATCGCGGTCAACCAGCTCGAAGGCGACCTGCTGCAGCCGATCGTCATGGGCAAGTCATTGCAGCTCCACGCCCTCGTCATCCTCATGGCGCTGACGGCGGGCACCATCCTGGCTGGCATCATCGGGGCCGTCCTGTCCGTGCCGCTGGCGGCCGTGACGTGGGCGATTATCCAGGTGTGGACGGCCGAGGACCCCCACCTCCAGGACATGAACCCCGACCTGCCGCCGGCGGACAGCCAGCCCACGTAA
- a CDS encoding DUF1206 domain-containing protein: MALLHIILGAIAIALALGHPGEAEPTGAIEQLAANPWGPVVMWACLIGCAGLSLWQLSEATLRARRLPRKERIGKLISSGFLAIAYGSVGLSFGGFAVGLRGDSGESTRDVSAALLSNPFGGVILSALGLTVIGVGIYFVVKGLRRGFKEELFHFDGTRRGKLIDSLGVTGHVAKGIALFLAGLLFAIAAAKHTPEESTGLDGSLKALRDHAYGPYLLLAIGAGFICYGIFALVRSKFGRM, translated from the coding sequence ATGGCCCTGCTGCACATCATTCTCGGCGCGATAGCGATTGCCCTGGCCCTCGGCCATCCAGGGGAAGCCGAGCCCACCGGCGCCATTGAGCAGCTGGCCGCCAACCCCTGGGGCCCGGTAGTCATGTGGGCCTGCCTGATCGGGTGCGCGGGGCTTTCCCTCTGGCAGCTGAGCGAGGCCACACTCCGGGCCCGCCGCCTGCCGCGCAAGGAACGGATCGGGAAGCTGATCTCCTCCGGTTTCCTCGCGATCGCCTATGGAAGCGTCGGGCTCAGTTTCGGCGGCTTTGCGGTGGGGCTGCGCGGCGACTCCGGCGAATCAACACGGGACGTGAGCGCGGCCCTGCTCAGCAACCCCTTCGGCGGCGTGATCCTCAGCGCCCTCGGCCTGACCGTCATCGGCGTGGGCATCTACTTTGTGGTGAAGGGCCTCCGGCGTGGCTTCAAGGAGGAGCTCTTCCACTTTGACGGTACCCGCCGGGGCAAACTCATCGACTCCCTGGGCGTGACCGGACACGTCGCCAAAGGCATCGCTCTGTTCCTTGCCGGGCTGCTCTTCGCCATCGCGGCTGCGAAGCACACCCCCGAAGAATCCACCGGCCTCGACGGCAGCCTGAAGGCACTGCGCGACCATGCGTACGGGCCCTACCTGCTGTTGGCCATCGGCGCAGGCTTCATTTGCTACGGAATCTTCGCCCTGGTGCGGTCAAAGTTCGGCAGGATGTAG